A window of Corallococcus macrosporus DSM 14697 contains these coding sequences:
- the mtsC gene encoding cell-cell cohesion MYXO-CTERM protein MtsC: MTRARFASALTLGAFLVLSPAGALAQSNNNPDNPECLGDRCGMPLEQGGGCGCGAGGSVWVNYTDDGDTLSYTDDADGDGRADDRDNCPFVSNRDQADDDGDDVGNACDNCASLSNFQQRDADGDGIGDDCDPDQDNDGHNNDVDNCPLVPNTNQVDLDEDGLGDVCDLDDDGDGISDGEDNCPLVYNPDQVLPEDVTVCRVDADNDNISDSSDNCPGVPNPDQRDTDADGVGDACDPDMDGDSVLNTQDNCPAVDNRDQRDDDRDGIGDACDTRYCLVTNSERPDDCLDPKAPFTVSAGGLFRTEKAGITIRPPLFANRNGAAMEYEWAVVKRPSGSTAVVERPQGAVTLSRDWQYMYVDGSVPTFVPDKKGEYQLQLTARLAFSDRVFPDQRVSTSTLTVFVGDESEGGTNCSSVPAGFSATALGAALLSVLMRRRRSQQ, encoded by the coding sequence ATGACACGCGCTCGTTTCGCTTCGGCCCTCACGCTGGGGGCCTTCCTCGTTCTCTCCCCCGCGGGGGCGCTGGCCCAGTCCAACAACAACCCCGACAACCCGGAGTGCCTGGGGGACCGGTGCGGCATGCCGCTCGAGCAGGGCGGCGGCTGTGGCTGCGGCGCGGGCGGCAGCGTGTGGGTGAACTACACGGACGACGGCGACACGCTGTCGTACACGGACGACGCGGACGGCGACGGCCGCGCGGATGACCGGGACAACTGCCCCTTCGTCTCCAACCGCGACCAGGCGGACGATGACGGCGACGACGTGGGCAACGCCTGCGACAACTGCGCGTCGCTCTCCAACTTCCAGCAGCGCGACGCGGACGGCGACGGCATCGGCGACGACTGCGACCCGGACCAGGACAACGACGGCCACAACAACGATGTAGACAACTGCCCGCTGGTGCCCAACACGAACCAGGTCGACCTGGACGAGGACGGCCTGGGCGACGTCTGCGACCTGGACGACGACGGTGACGGCATTTCGGACGGCGAGGACAACTGCCCCCTCGTCTACAACCCGGACCAGGTTCTGCCGGAGGACGTCACCGTGTGCCGCGTGGACGCGGACAACGACAACATCTCCGACAGCAGCGACAACTGCCCCGGCGTGCCCAACCCCGACCAGCGCGACACGGACGCTGACGGCGTGGGCGACGCGTGCGACCCCGACATGGACGGCGACAGCGTGCTCAACACGCAGGACAACTGCCCCGCCGTGGACAACCGCGACCAGCGCGACGATGACCGCGACGGCATTGGCGACGCGTGCGACACGCGCTACTGCCTGGTGACGAACTCCGAGCGCCCCGACGACTGCCTGGACCCGAAGGCGCCCTTCACCGTCAGCGCCGGTGGCCTGTTCCGCACCGAGAAGGCCGGCATCACCATCCGCCCGCCGCTGTTCGCCAACCGCAACGGCGCGGCCATGGAGTACGAGTGGGCGGTGGTGAAGCGCCCCTCCGGCTCCACGGCGGTGGTGGAGCGCCCGCAGGGCGCGGTGACGCTGAGCCGCGACTGGCAGTACATGTACGTCGACGGCAGCGTGCCCACCTTCGTCCCGGACAAGAAGGGCGAGTACCAGCTCCAGCTCACGGCGCGCCTGGCCTTCTCCGACCGCGTCTTCCCCGACCAGCGCGTGTCCACCTCCACCCTCACGGTGTTCGTGGGGGATGAGTCGGAGGGGGGCACCAACTGCAGCTCCGTGCCCGCGGGCTTCAGCGCCACCGCCCTGGGCGCCGCGCTGCTCAGCGTGCTGATGCGCCGCCGCCGCTCCCAGCAGTAA